The Candida albicans SC5314 chromosome 5, complete sequence genome includes a region encoding these proteins:
- a CDS encoding uncharacterized protein (Protein of unknown function; Hap43-induced gene; Ctr86 ortholog in S. cerveisiae is essential; Spider biofilm induced): MTDIDIDTIINRSLHALENSEYSEFDLLLNQLSYLIKQSVNSNNKTASKEQITRILDYTPNNFNQVESLRLYRGLLILVRNFAPLLDIDLFPIVANSFEKFLKALNQTSEWTDRIIEVYWQILANFQRNEFTEVANEFFGQWESKYKWKDIPVSVMSPVIHFLFRQFNTQDPHITNENLLSLLKLFETNHVMNAVYEIFTMIDFADTNNIGHDNKMFIHLLYDIITHESFQKWIEQQNEEETITKWLSLTSVIVQTKTDWNNYELIALLSWNGSLFMKYAPLINSNCNTTVNGEDDFGYVEDDISAITAIFAELSQFNATKQYFEHYEDLLPKLIFVFKWIHDNIEPITIKSSKIEEVGRYSSVKTNIITILSYLSYDSFQFQEKIRELGGLSLVLSNCIIDNNNPFIKEQAIVCLKYLLQKNPKNQQFVADLEAKKVVDDQVLSEVGYQVEVIDGKVAVKRK, translated from the coding sequence ATGACAGATATAGATATCGACACAATCATCAACAGATCGTTGCATGCACTTGAGAATTCTGAATATTCTGAGtttgatttattgttgaatcaattgtCCTACTTAATTAAACAATCAGTGAACAGCAATAACAAGACTGCTTCAAAAGAACAAATCACCCGTATTCTAGACTATACAccaaacaatttcaatcagGTTGAAAGCTTGAGGCTATATCGTGGACTACTTATTTTAGTTAGAAATTTTGCCCCATTATTGgatattgatttgtttcCCATAGTGGCTAACAGTTTTGAGAAGTTTTTGAAAGcattaaatcaaacaagTGAATGGACAGACAGAATAATTGAGGTCTATTGGCAAATACTAGCCAATTTCCAGAGAAACGAATTTACAGAAGTAGCAAATGAATTCTTTGGTCAATGGGAATCTAAATATAAATGGAAAGATATACCAGTGTCGGTGATGCTGCCAGTTATTCATTTCTTATTTCGTCAATTCAATACCCAAGATCCACATATAACTAATGAAAATTTGCTCAGCTTATTGAAACTTTTTGAAACGAATCATGTTATGAATGCAGTTTACGAAATTTTTACAATGATTGATTTTGCTGATACTAATAATATCGGTCATGACAATAAAATGTTTATTCACCTTCTTTATGATATTATCACCCACGagagttttcaaaaatggaTTGAACAGcaaaatgaagaagaaactaTTACTAAATGGCTTTCTTTGACTTCAGTGATTGTGCAAACCAAAACTGACTGGAATAATTATGAATTGATAGCATTGCTATCTTGGAATGGTTCATTATTTATGAAATATGCCCCATTAATCAACAGCAATTGCAACACTACTGTGAATGGAGAGGATGATTTTGGTTATGTAGAGGATGATATTCTGGCAATTACTGCTATTTTTGCTGAATTGAGTCAATTTAATGCCACTAAACAATACTTTGAACATTATGAGGATTTATTAccaaaattgatatttgttttcaagTGGATTCACGATAACATTGaaccaataacaataaaaagttcgaaaattgaagaagtgGGGAGATACTCTTCCGTGAAAACTAATATAATCACAATATTATCATACCTCAGTTACGATTCgtttcaatttcaagaaaaaataagaGAGCTAGGTGGTCTACTGTTGGTGTTATCTAACTGTATCAttgacaataataatccGTTTATAAAAGAACAAGCAATTGTATGcttaaaatatttattacaGAAGAACCCCAAAAACCAACAATTTGTCGCTGATTTAGAAGCcaaaaaagttgttgatgatcAAGTATTACTGGAAGTTGGCTATCAAGTTGAAGTTATAGATGGTAAAGTAGCtgtgaaaagaaaatag
- the PTH2 gene encoding Pth2p (Putative cAMP-independent regulatory protein; constitutive expression independent of MTL or white-opaque status; Spider biofilm induced), which translates to MLIISEFNPQLMHSDDSEDDYDHQSSHRNSSNGTTTFNQIITYKGQISSLNDALLIIEACRLQKLPMVTRRLTGIERNKFIKPNTVFVWNETQCGMKRWTDGRLWSASKVYNGNFLVYKQLNKKTKREQEEEESGGQALVKQSFSVVTKDHQRFHLISYYENVPGSFRPKSASNQTTTTVNIPSHDSKFNQLDLSNAIYPDSLLNSIYKRKHQQQQNKQHPQQQTEQLRQQSYSPAILPNSNNNPVSLESNPGAGISSNLYSLMNQTSTHYTPPSSSLSSSSLSSNSSNSSNSSNSSSGSINSQLTTQSSSPLSIPSLHIKSAGYFTSSGPNHNTFTLQKAGPQNRQQRANHPLTLQPLSKISQLSQTPTSGNNNNTGITNDYDSRTVSALNKTWLK; encoded by the coding sequence atgttaatCATCTCAGAATTCAATCCTCAATTAATGCATTCGGACGATTCCGAAGACGATTATGATCATCAATCCAGCCACAGAAACTCTTCTAATGGCACTACTActttcaatcaaataatcaCCTACAAGGGACAGATTTCTTCGCTTAATGATgctttattaattattgaGGCATGCAGGCTACAGAAATTACCCATGGTGACAAGAAGGTTGACCGGgattgaaagaaataaatttattaaaccCAACACCGTGTTTGTATGGAACGAAACCCAATGTGGTATGAAACGATGGACTGATGGCAGATTATGGTCGGCCTCAAAAGTCTACAATGGAAATTTCTTGGTctataaacaattgaataaaaagaCTAAACgtgaacaagaagaagaggaatCAGGTGGCCAAGCATTAGTTAAACAATCATTTTCGGTGGTAACTAAAGACCATCAAAGATTCCATTTAATTAGTTATTATGAAAACGTTCCTGGATCATTTAGACCAAAACTGGCTTCAAAccaaacaacaacgacaGTAAATATACCAAGTCACGATTCCAAGTTCAACCAATTAGACCTTTCAAATGCTATATATCCTGACAGTTTATTGAATAGCATTTACAAGAGaaaacaccaacaacaacagaataAACAACACCCACAGCAGCAAACTGAACAACTTCGTCAACAGAGTTACTCACCAGCAATACTAcccaacagcaacaacaacccaGTATCCCTAGAATCTAATCCTGGTGCTGGTATCAGTTCCAACTTGTATTCACTCATGAATCAAACTTCAACTCATTATACACCACCATCCTCCAGCTTGTCAAGCTCTTCCctttcttcaaattcttcaaattcttcaaattcttcaaattcttcatctgGCAGTATAAATTCACAACTAACGACTCAATCTTCATCACCATTATCGATACCGTCACTACACATTAAATCTGCAGGTTATTTTACTTCTTCTGGACCTAATCATAATACTTTTACATTACAAAAAGCTGGCCCTCAGAATCGTCAGCAACGTGCCAATCATCCATTAACTTTACAGCCATTATCTAAAATCTCCCAACTCTCACAAACACCGACATCAggaaacaacaataatactgGTATTACCAACGATTATGATAGTCGTACCGTTAGTGCATTGAATAAGACCTGGTTAAAATAG
- the PDE1 gene encoding 3',5'-cyclic-nucleotide phosphodiesterase PDE1 (Low affinity cyclic nucleotide phosphodiesterase; mediates cAMP signaling in response to glucose or intracellular acidification; macrophage-repressed; Spider biofilm induced), translated as MSFEITILGSSGGPLEGSTCSILLKPANISYHDIINDNLPDQVLCIDAGSGMGKLAEIIHQETTTKTSYCNFLQYYPDCETVSYYYHPNVTITTPFSNFQPGRPILHTQNIFNNLQNYLISHSHLDHVCSVVINSAGFNKNMSNKILYGSHYTINAMQQHLFNGKVWPNMPSFKIVNLNYLESNRSERIGIYTVKMFDLSHGEFNKLTEDKEDAQHHSNSNSNSNNIWGKRYDRRRSSITTIPQNTSGLIIKNSEALNHHYLSSAFLITLEVPCTIKEPPSSILVFGDFESDLTSKLSRNLFIWKSIAPLILRNQLKAIVLECSNCKEIAANELYGHLTPKLLIYELKQLAHECKQLDTATTSTEQPLLGLNVIVNHVKEPIADPNQESQLHDPRKRILAELNKLNEIEKLGCNISIALSGTSIIV; from the coding sequence ATGTCATTTGAAATCACAATTCTTGGGTCGTCAGGAGGTCCATTAGAGGGAAGCACTTGttcaattcttctaaaACCCGCAAACATCTCTTATCACGACATCATCAATGACAATCTACCTGATCAAGTATTATGTATCGATGCTGGATCAGGTATGGGGAAACTAGCCGAGATTATTCATCAGGAAACAACGACTAAGACTTCATATTgtaattttcttcaatattatCCTGATTGTGAAACTGTGTcctattattatcatccTAATGTAACCATAACTACCCCATTTTCCAACTTTCAACCAGGTAGACCGATTCTACATACCCagaatattttcaataaccTACAAAATTACCTTATTTCCCATTCTCATTTGGATCATGTTTGTTCAGTAGTGATAAATTCTGCtggatttaataaaaatatgctgaataaaattttatatGGATCTCATTACACGATAAACGCAATGCAACAACATTTATTCAACGGGAAAGTTTGGCCCAATATGCCTAGTTTCAAAATCGTCAATTTAAACTATTTGGAAAGCAATAGAAGTGAAAGAATAGGAATATATACAGTGAAAATGTTTGATTTGAGTCATGGAGagttcaacaaattgactGAAGACAAGGAAGACGCACAACACCATAGCAATAGTAACAGTAACAGTAATAACATCTGGGGGAAACGTTATGACCGCAGGCGATCATCAATTACTACCATACCTCAAAACACTAGTGGTTTAATTATAAAGAATTCCGAGGCTTTGAACCATCATTATTTATCATCAGCTTTTTTGATTACACTAGAAGTGCCTTGCACAATTAAGGAACCCCCATCTAGCATATTAGTATTTGGAGATTTTGAAAGTGATCTAACCAGTAAATTGTCCCGCAACTTATTTATATGGAAGAGTATAGCACCGTTAATATTGAGAAACCAATTGAAAGCAATCGTGTTGGAGTGTTCTAATTGTAAAGAGATAGCTGCCAACGAATTATATGGTCATTTGACACcaaaattgttaatttatgaattgaaacaattggCGCATGAATGTAAACAATTAGACACCGCCACCACCAGTACTGAACAACCATTATTAGGGTTGAATGTCATTGTAAATCATGTCAAGGAACCCATTGCCGATCCAAATCAGGAAAGTCAATTACATGATCCtcgaaaaagaattttagctgaattgaataaattaaatgagATAGAAAAATTAGGATgtaatatttcaattgcCCTTAGTGGCACCTCAATTATAGTATAG
- the PTH1 gene encoding putative phosphatidate cytidylyltransferase (Putative gluconate transport protein; antigenic during human oral infection; possibly an essential gene, disruptants not obtained by UAU1 method) — protein sequence MITKCYVQVFRYRRVCHNTKYSFNSVVSIKWLHSAGSSLSQANSSKTSQSSLTSSGFLYYEDPHRYNGSDVSANASETTSTSTAKPVIHSATPYSDKYYQPIISQGAKGFDKLIIPVGFHADNQTVSLEEDKESPIQQDQLQEIVNSFDAPIDVSIGYGSGILPQDGYDKDKSTPNNTANDSKQLDFMFLVKDCGKFHQENLKQNRDHYSIKSLRLIKKVQGTNGMYFNPFIKINEKLVKYGVISSKSALMDLSEWHSLYFAGRLQKPVNFITTNDPRVKFLNQYNLKNAMTIAIFLIDGEGNSRQATFNERQLYEQITKLSYLGDFRMYIGGENPNKSKNIVAKQFHHFKKLYEPILQYFIHKNFLIIVNNDPVNRTFKPNLNVNNRIKLITGLPLKFRQQLYGRYYEKSIKEIVIDDHLSQNLTKIISRTIIISSITQAIRGLLSAGLFNSIKYAVAKQIKFWTSKK from the coding sequence ATGATTACAAAATGTTATGTCCAAGTGTTCCGATATAGAAGAGTTTGTCATAACACCAAatattcattcaattcgGTGGTGCTGATCAAATGGTTACACTCAGCTGGCTCATCATTATCCCAAGCAAATTCATCGAAGACATCACAGTCGTCATTAACATCATCGGGGTTTCTTTATTATGAAGATCCCCATAGGTACAACGGGTCAGATGTTAGTGCTAATGCATCCGAAACGACAAGTACTAGCACAGCCAAACCAGTTATTCATCTGGCTACACCTTATTCCGataaatattatcaacCAATCATCAGTCAAGGAGCCAAGGGGTTTGATAAGTTGATTATCCCTGTTGGGTTCCATGCTGATAATCAGACAGTTTCActagaagaagataaagaGTCACCCATACAACAAGACCAACTACAAGAGATTGTCAATTCTTTTGATGCGCCTATTGATGTATCTATTGGATATGGGTCAGGAATTCTACCTCAAGATGGATATGATAAAGATAAATCAACGCCAAATAATACTGCTAATGATTCAAAGCAATTGGATTTTATGTTTTTAGTAAAAGACTGTGGGAAATTTCATCAGGAAAACTTGAAACAAAACCGAGATCATTATTCGATTAAATCATTACGATTAATTAAGAAGGTTCAAGGTACTAATGGGATGTATTTCAATCCCTTTATCAAGATCAATGAGAAATTGGTCAAATATGGGGTTATTTCTAGTAAATCAGCATTAATGGATCTTAGTGAGTGGCATTCGTTATACTTTGCTGGTCGATTACAAAAGCCAGTTAATTTCATTACAACCAATGATCCTCGAGTCAAATTTTTGAACCAATATAACTTGAAGAATGCCATGACCATAGCgatatttttgattgatgGCGAAGGTAATTCTCGCCAAGCAACGTTTAATGAACGACAATTGTATGAACAAATCACTAAATTGTCGTATTTAGGGGATTTCAGAATGTATATTGGAGGAGAAAATCCTAATaaactgaaaaatattgttgcCAAACAATTCCATCATTTTAAAAAGTTGTATGAACCAATATTACAATATTTTATTcataaaaattttctaatcattgttaataatgatCCGGTCAATCGAACATTTAAACCAAACTTGAATGTAAATAATAGAATTAAGTTGATCACGGGGTTGCCTTTGAAATTCCGTCAACAATTGTATGGAAGGTACtatgaaaaatcaatcaaggaaattgttattgatgaCCACTTGCTGCAAAATTTAACCAAAATAATTAGTCGTACAATAATTATTAGTTCAATAACGCAAGCAATTAGAGGATTATTATCAGCAGGATTATTTAATTCCATCAAGTACGCCGTTGccaaacaaatcaaattttggaCGTCTAAGAAATAA
- the RET2 gene encoding coatomer subunit delta (Delta subunit of the coatomer complex (COPI); coats Golgi-derived transport vesicles; involved in retrograde transport between Golgi and ER; interacts with Crk1 in the two-hybrid system; Spider biofilm repressed), whose product MVVLSASICTRGGKALLSRQFRDISRDRITALLANFPSLISNSSGQHTSVEDENVRYVYQPLEEFYIVLITNKTSNILQDIDTLHLFASTVSNLLRNIDEREIFESSFEIIDAFDEVISLGYKENLTLTQVQTFLEMDSHEEKIQEIIERNKELEATEERKRRAKEIQRKEMARKTMDQLHSGASAGVGTSSFGYDSYQNNHQPTYKPTPVVETTHSAGSNTTSSSTHSLLSKPRGGGLQLGGKKTTAGRTLPSGNGAHEPLLATSQPVFAHKAAVESSQTSVAAGSSGVKSGSVSRTGSPAPSNAAATRVPNNGILITVNEKVSAQLSRDGSISSSEVKGDLQLRINQTELANAKILLKIAGDKKQFKTHPNVDRNLFQSESHISVKDKSKTFPSNDQPLGVLRWRSVGKQDDTSLVPIVFTIWVSINEEGQAQVTVEYELTNEFVETHPNHPNVENLKILVPVLTDNVHLQDGGNDTVSYELYDGQGVVFNIGTIAIDDPQGSFEFTVPVVDEDSLFPMQVQVDIINQQVVESDISLGGVSITDVVSNNDDEESLPFDLHSNISFENYVIQ is encoded by the coding sequence ATGGTTGTTTTATCTGCTTCTATATGTACTCGTGGTGGTAAAGCTCTTTTATCTAGACAATTTAGAGATATTTCAAGAGACAGAATTACTGCGTTGTTGGCCAATTTCCCaagtttaatttcaaattcatcgGGACAACATACTAGCGTTGAGGATGAAAATGTCAGATACGTGTATCAGCCTTTGGAAGAATTCTATATTGTGTTGATTACCAATAAAACATCGAATATTTTACAAGACATTGATACATTGCATCTTTTTGCGTCTACTGTGAGCAACTTATTGagaaatattgatgaaagagaaatttttgaatcatcatttgaaatcattgatgCATTTGATGAAGTTATTAGTTTAGGATATAAAGAAAACTTGACATTGACTCAAGTTCAAACATTTTTAGAAATGGATTCTcatgaagaaaaaatccAAGAAATCATTGAACGTAACAAGGAATTGGAAGCCACcgaagaaagaaaaagaagagccaaagaaatacaaagaaaagaaatggCAAGAAAGACCATGGATCAATTACATCTGGGTGCCAGTGCCGGAGTTGGGACTTCATCATTTGGTTATGATAGTTATCAAAACAATCATCAACCTACTTATAAACCTACACCCGTTGTTGAAACCACTCATAGTGCTGGATCCAACACCACAAGCTCTTCTACTCACTCTTTGTTATCGAAACCAAGAGGTGGTGGATTGCAATTGGGAGGTAAAAAGACTACTGCTGGTAGAACCTTGCCATCGGGTAACGGTGCTCATGAACCATTACTTGCTACTAGTCAACCAGTGTTTGCCCATAAGGCAGCAGTAGAATCATCTCAAACCTCTGTTGCCGCTGGTAGTAGTGGAGTGAAATCTGGATCTGTGTCTAGAACTGGATCACCCGCCCCATCCAATGCTGCTGCTACACGTGTACCAAATAATGGTATCTTGATCACAGTCAATGAAAAAGTTAGTGCTCAACTTTCTCGAGAtggttcaatttcatcttctgAAGTCAAAGGTGATTTGCAATTAAGAATAAACCAAACTGAATTAGCCAACGCTAAAATATTGTTAAAAATCGCTGGTGataaaaaacaattcaaaacCCATCCTAATGTCGATCGTAACTTATTTCAACTGGAAAGTCATATTAGTGTCAAAGATAAATCGAAAACTTTCCCATCTAATGATCAACCATTAGGTGTGTTAAGATGGAGAAGTGTTGGTAAACAAGATGATACTCTGCTAGTTCCTATTGTCTTTACCATCTGGGTGAGTATCAATGAAGAAGGACAAGCACAAGTCACCGTAGAATATGAATTAACTAATGAATTTGTGGAAACCCATCCAAATCATCCAAACGTGGagaatttgaagattttgGTTCCAGTGTTGACTGATAATGTTCATTTACAAGATGGTGGTAATGATACTGTTTCATATGAATTATATGATGGTCAAGGTGTTGTATTCAATATAGGAACAATTGCTATTGATGATCCACAAGgttcatttgaatttactGTCCCTGTTGTTGATGAGGATTCATTATTTCCAATGCAAGTGCAagttgatattattaatcaacaaGTGGTTGAAAGCGATATTTCATTGGGTGGTGTATCTATAACCGATGttgtttcaaataatgaCGATGAAGAATCATTACCATTTGATTTACATTCTAACAtatcttttgaaaattatgtTATCCAATAG
- the THR4 gene encoding threonine synthase (Putative threonine synthase; protein present in exponential and stationary growth phase yeast cultures; Gcn4p-regulated; sumoylation target), which produces MPSSSQVYRSTRSSQPEELSFEDVVMTGLAPDGGLYLPSAIPQLPKDFLSKWTDLSFNELAFEILRLYINENEIPNADLKDLITRSYSTFRSSEVTPLKKLDDNLYILELFHGPTYAFKDVALQFVGNLFEYFLTRRNAQKDLTKQPRDIITVVGATSGDTGSAAIYGLRGKKDVSVFILYPTGRISPIQEEQMTTVEDENVHTLSVNGTFDDCQDIVKSVFGDKEFNDKYHVGAVNSINWARILAQQTYYFYSYFQLQKQAKTTNKVRFVVPSGNFGDILAGYYAYRMGLPVDKLIIATNENDILDRFIKSGEYAKEQEVGVKATYSPAMDILISSNFERLLWYLIRDNAPEVNKSDEKAGQLLNDWMKQLKEQGKFKVPAEVIDAARQVFDSQRVDNDTTVQTIKQVYDKSADKYVIDPHTAVGVTTSYSFIAKDTEPTQYISLSTAHPAKFSEVVNKALDSFDGYSFDKDVLPAELKALSSKEKRIKLIDEASVEKVKQAIKDELKF; this is translated from the coding sequence ATGCCTTCCTCATCACAAGTTTATAGATCTACTAGATCTAGCCAACCAGAAGAATTATCCTTTGAAGATGTTGTTATGACTGGGTTAGCTCCCGATGGTGGATTGTATTTACCATCAGCTATCCCTCAATTACCTAAGGACTTTTTAAGTAAATGGACTGACTTatcatttaatgaattggcATTTGAGATATTAAGATTATATATCAATGAGAATGAAATCCCTAATGCCgatttgaaagatttgATTACCAGATCATACTCAACATTCAGATCATCAGAAGTGAcaccattgaaaaaacttGATGACAATTTATAcattttggaattatttCATGGTCCTACTTATGCATTCAAAGATGTTGCTTTACAATTTGTCGGTAatctttttgaatatttctTAACTAGAAGAAATGCACAAAAGGATTTGACTAAACAACCAAGAGATATCATTACCGTTGTTGGTGCCACCTCAGGTGATACTGGATCAGCTGCCATTTATGGGTTACGTGGTAAGAAAGACGTATCtgtatttatattatatcCTACCGGAAGAATCAGTCCAATACAGGAAGAACAAATGACCActgttgaagatgaaaatgtCCATACTTTATCAGTCAATGGTACCTTTGATGATTGTCAAGATATTGTCAAACTGGTATTTGGAGACAAAGaatttaatgataaatatCATGTTGGGGCTGTCAACTCTATCAATTGGGCCAGAATTTTGGCACAACAAACATATTATTTCTATTCTTATTTCCAATTACAGAAGCAAGCTAAAACTACTAATAAAGTCAGATTTGTTGTTCCTTCAGGTAATTTCGGAGATATTTTGGCTGGTTATTATGCTTACAGAATGGGATTACCAGTTgacaaattgattattgcCACTAACGAAAACGACATCTTGGACAGATTTATAAAGTCAGGTGAATACGCCAAGGAACAAGAAGTTGGTGTCAAGGCAACTTATTCTCCAGCAATGGATATTTTGATCTCATCgaattttgaaagattGTTATGGTACTTAATCAGAGACAACGCTCCTGAAGTTAACAAGAGTGACGAAAAAGCCGgtcaattattgaatgattGGATGAAACAGTTGAAAGAACAAGGCAAATTCAAAGTCCCAGCTGAGGTCATTGATGCTGCAAGACAAGTTTTTGATTCACAAAGAGTTGATAATGACACTACCGTACAAACCATCAAACAAGTGTATGACAAGTCTGCTGATAAATATGTCATTGATCCTCACACTGCTGTTGGTGTCACTACTTCTTATTCATTTATTGCTAAAGATACAGAACCAACTCAATACATTTCTCTTTCCACTGCTCATCCAGCCAAATTCTCCGAGGTTGTCAATAAGGCTCTTGATTCATTTGATGGCTACTCATTTGACAAAGATGTCTTGCCTGCAGAATTGAAAGCCTTGAGCAGTAAAGAGAAGagaattaaattgattgatgaagCTAGTGTTGAGAAAGTCAAACAAGCCATTaaagatgaattgaaattttag